TGAAAAAAGCGTGTAACGATACGATTACGGCTGTACGCCGTTTGCCGCCTTTGGTGCCGGGCGTAGCGCTTTAAGCAACCCACGGCCGAAATCTGTCAGTGTATCATCCCGCGCGCCCATAATGACCAGACGGTCCCCCGGCTTCGCCAGCGACAGCATCAACGCCCCGGCATCGTCCCGATTGTTGCAGAACTGCGCATCAACGCCGCGTCCCACCATATCGCCGATCAGATCCGCGGATGAGATATTGCGGTTCACCGTCCCGCCAGCATAAAAAATCTCCGGCATGATCACGACATCGCCATCACGCGTTCCGGCGGCAAAGGCGCTGACGATCCCGTCGCGCATCATCTTCATCGGGCCGAACCCGTGCGGCTGGAACATCACAATGACGCGCCCCGGATGATCCGCCAACGTTGCCAGCGATGCCGCAATTTTATCCGGGTTGTGCCCGAAATCATCAATCACCGTCACACCGTTTTCGGTGCCCAGCACCTCCATACGGCGGCGAATGCCGGAAAATTTTGACAGGGCCGCAACAGCATTGGCAAAATCCAACCCCAACGCCCGCGCAACCCCAAGGGCCGCCAACGCGTTTGATACGTTATGCCGCCCCGGAACCTTCATATTGCAGTGATACGCTGTGCCATCCGCATGCACATCAAATGCAACCCCACCGGCGGTCGGCGTGACGTTGCGGGCCACGATCATCGCGGCGTCATTATCAATGCCGACGGTCACCGTGTTCGGATTAACCCCGGCCATGGCCGCGGCATGCACATCGTCCAGATTGACCACGGCCCCATCCCGCGCACGGGTCAGAAAGTCATGAAACAACGGTTCCAATTCCGCAATCGGCTTGTGATCCAGTGTAATATTGTTCAACACGGCCACGGCCGGTTGGTACAGCACGATGGATCCGTCGCTTTCATCCATTTCGGCGGCGAACAGATCGCCCGAGCCAGACACGGCATTGCCCATCAAACTGTTTGGATGTCCGACAAAATCCGGCATGATCCCGCCGTTAAAAATCGTCGGCCCCTGCCCCATTTCATGCAGCATAAAACCGGTCATGCCTGTGGTGGTCGTTTTCCCACTGGTACCGGCCAGCCCGATACCGCGTGCGGCATTAAACAATTCGGCCAACACCTCGGCCCGCTTTTTAATCGCAACCCCATGGGCTTTCGCGGCCTGCACATCGGGGATTGTATCCTCCACCGCGCTGGACACGACCAAAACATCCACGTCGGATGTCACGCCCGATCCGTCCTGCGGACACAACGTAATGCCCGCATCGGTCAGTGTTTTGGCTTTATCCGGGCTTTTGCCCTGATCAAACCCGCGATCCGATCCGGATACACGGTGCCCATGGCCACGGACAAGATCAGCCAGCGGGGCCATGCCGCTGCCGCCAATACCAACAAAGAAATAATGCAGGGGTTTATGGGTCACGATGGTTTAAATCAAAACGATCCCGGGTTGGCCTGACGCGTCAAGCTGTCCGCCGATGTCGTGCCACCTGTGCTTGGTGCACGGGCCGGTACGCTGGCAACCCCGCCGGATGTCGTCGGGTTGGTGGCGCTCGACCCGCCAACAAATTCCGCCGGCGGTGTGCCGTATTCCGGCGACGCCGTCATCACTTGCGAATGGCTGGGCACGCGGGCGGCCATAGAGCCCTCCGGCGCGACAACCTTGCCGCCAACGCTCTTCATGCCACTTTCGTCGGATGTCGTAAATTCACCCAGACTTTCTTCAGCCCCTTCACGACGATTCAATGTCGGAACCGGGGTCGTGTAATCGCTGATCAACACGGCCCGGCCCGGACGGAATTCTTCCAACCCGATCAGACCCGGGTTCTGGTTCAGGACACGCTGATATTCCGGCAACGGCATGGGCTGGGCCGGGACGCCGGTGAAATCAACCGTAATCACATTCGGAAATGCGTGTGCCGCACCGGATGCAACATCCCACGCCACGCCGGGCACAAACCCGTTGCTGAAATTGGCCGCGATCATGTCGCTGACTTCCGGTTCAATCGTCGCTATACGCTCACGATTGCCCGTTGCGACACAGCGCAGATTGATCGCCTTACGCGTTTTCTGAATCCGGATCGTGGATGGGGCATAGATTTTGTAATTATAATCGTCGTTTTTGAAATGGCACAACGCCGTGTCCGCACCGACAACGCGGAACTCCACTTCCTGTGATGAATCCTCAATCGCGGTGGCACATCCGGCCAGCAGGACCGCAGAAACAGCGGCGATGGATACAGCATTAAGCAAGCGACGGGTCATACCGGCATCATCCTGAAAAAACATGGTCAAAACGGCAAAAACGCGGGAGAATCCCCGCACCAAGGACATAACCTCAACAGGTTAATGGAATTCCCCAGCCATGACAATCTCTTACGGCACCCCGGCCCTGGACCTTTTTCCTTGACCCCACGGTTTCCGTAACCTACGATCTTGTTATAAAATATAAAAAAAGAACAGGGATGCCACCATGAATACCACCACACAGGAAACCGAAATCCTTCGCCTGTGCTGCCGCTTTACCGAAGCGGCCTGCAACAAGATTGACGCCATGGGCGTTCAGGTCGCGGACAAGGATTGGGTTGAATTTCAACGCGCCGTGGCCCCGTTTATCGCCCAGCGCAAAATCCCGGTTGAACACCTGATGGGGGCGATCGATGCCCTCGTCCCGTTATGCCGCAAGATTTTTGGCCCCACGGAACTGGCCGCCATGGTCCCGGACGGGCTGAAAACCCCCACCGCCATCACTTACCTCACCACGCACAAGGCCCATAATCTGGCCCGGATGTGTGGCGTAAAACCCGCTTTACCGTTTTAGTTGAACCCCAGCGCCCTGACAGGACACCCCAGCATGAAACAGAAAAAATCATCGACCGTCTCCGCCAAGCAAGCCATCGAAGCGCTGACCGCTGTGGGATACAGCACCCGCCCGCTGGATCAGGATCATCGCATCCGCCCGACCGAACGCGCCAATTACCAAAAAAACCCGGGCATCGACCTGTCCAACTCGGGCAAATCCATCAACCTGTACTTCAACGGCAGCGCCGATGAAGGCCGCGCCCCGCAGGTCTTCGTCCCGGCCAAGGGCATGCTCTCCATCGGCCAGGCCGAAACGCTGGAAAAACAGGCCAAGATCAAATTTAACGATTTCAAACAGCGCTAAATAAAAAACGGAGCCCTAAAGGCTCCGTTTTTGTTCTGGTATTCCGTTTTTATTGCGGCTGGCGGCGCGCTGCCTCTACCGCACGGGCGGCATTCAGACGATCGCGATAGGATTGAACCAACCCATCGCCCATCAAGGCCGGACCGTCTTCGTGGATGACGGCGTCAATAAACGTCCCCATCAGGCTTCTGTCCAGCGCCCGGCGCAAACGCACCAGATCACCAATACGGCGGTGTTGCATCACAGCCTGAACCACAGGTCCAATCACCTGTCCCGGTATGGCCAGTTGCAAAGATGCGCACCCATCGATCATGCGACAAACCTCAATAAACCGATCCAGGCTTTTTTGCGCCCCCAACGGCATTGTGGGTTGGGACAGGCTGGGCGCAATATCACGCACCAGACATTTTGACACCGTTTCGACCATCTGTGGGGTCACCACGTTTTTGACGCGGCCATGTTGATGGGCCAAATTCATCAGCCGCATAAATTCATCCGTATCCCCATTGGTCATGGCCGATTCCGCATACATGCGGTTGATACCGGACAGGCAGTTAAACTGATGGATGGCGTTGCGCAAACGGTTCATGGCGGTTTCCTTACACAGATAAAAAAGATGGCGGACCATACGCCCGCCATTTGCGATATGTCAAATAAAAAGCGTGGAGTTTTATAACCCCGGGGCCGCTTTTATCCCCGCCGCAACCGCCTGCCCCACGCGCACCATCCCAGCAGACGATGATGACAAAGCCACCTCCAGATCACGCGCCCCGCTGACAACCTGACGCAGGGATGCAAATTGTTCAAATGCCCGCCCCACATCCGCCGGAGACCGGGTCCCGTACAGGGCATTCAGCCCATCACACCCCATTTTCAAGGCCACCGCACGCACCATCTGCGGGGTCAGGACAACATCCACCCACCCACACCCGCGCGCCGTTTGCGCAACCCGCAAGAACCGATCCACATCGTTATCCGCCGCAGCCGACAGCGCCCGCAAACGGTTGATGCCGGACAGGCAGTTGAAATGATCAATAGCTTTGGAAAAATAACCCATCACGGCCTCACCCCATTCATTTGAAAGAATGGGGTGAGCTTAATGCCCATATCGGAAATATGTCAAACTTAAAGCACTACGCCGCGACCTTCGCCGGGCCGGATTTCGTGACCTTGAAATCCAGCTGGTCACCCTTGCCGACGCTCACCGCCACGGTGGACCCGTCGCGGATATCGCCCTGCAGGATCATCCCGGCCAGCGGGTTTTGCATGGTGTTCTGGATCACCCGTTTCAGCGGGCGGGCACCATAGGCCGGATCGTAACCCTTATCGGCCAGCCACTGGATCGCCTTGGCATCCATCTCCAGCGTGATGCGTTTATCAGCCAGAAGTTTACGCAGGTACCCCAGCTGGATCTCCACAATCCCGGCCATCTGATCCCGGCCCAAACGGCGGAACAGCAGGATTTCGTCCAGACGGTTCAGGAATTCCGGGCGGAACGCCTTGCGAACGGCTTCCATCACCTTGTCGCGGACCTTCTCCACATCCTCGCCATCCTTCTGGTTCACTAGATGGTCAGCGCCGAGGTTCGAGGTCATGATCAAAACAGTGTTCGAGAAATCGACTGTCCGGCCCTGACCATCGGTCAGACGACCATCATCCAGAACCTGCAGCAGGACGTTGAAAACATCCGGGTGGGCTTTTTCAACTTCGTCAAATAAAACAACCTGATACGGGCGTCTCCTCACCGCTTCGGTCAGGGCTCCGCCCTCCTCATACCCGACATAGCCCGGGGGGGCACCGATCATGCGGGCGACCGAATGTTTTTCCATGTATTCGGACATGTCCAACCGGACCAGGGCCGTATCATCATCAAACAGGAATTCGGCCAAGGCCTTGGTCAATTCCGTTTTCCCGACCCCTGTGGGGCCGAGGAACAGGAACGACCCAATGGGACGGCGTGGGTCCTGCAGACCCGCCCGTGCGCGGCGCACGGCGTTGGATACGGCGTGAACAGCGGCTTCTTGGCCGACCACACGCTCCATCAGTTTTTCATCCATTTTCAGGAGCTTATCCCGTTCACCTTCAAGCATTTTATCAACGGGAATTCCGGTCCATTTGCTGACCACGGCGGCGATGTCATCAGCCTCAACCTGCTCCTTGATCATAGAGCCCGTTGCGCCGTTGGCTTGCCCGGCTTTTTCCAGCAACCGCTCCAATTCCGGGATGCGGCCATAGAGCAGCTCGGACGCTTTCTCCAGATTGCCCTCGCGCTGGGCCCGCTCCAATTCGGTCCGGGCCTTGTCCAGCTCTTCGGTCAGGCGCTGGGCCGCGCCCAACTTGTCCTTCTCCGCCTTCCACGCCCCCGTCAGATCGGCGGATTTTTTCTCCAGCTCGGTCAGCTCGGCTTCCAACTTTTCCAGCCGATCCAGAGAGGCAGAATCTTTTTCTTTTTGAAGGGCTTGGCGCTCGATCTTCAACTGAATTATCCGGCGATCCAGCTCATCCACCGCTTCGGGTTTGGAATCCACCTGCATCCGCAAACGGCTGGACGCTTCATCCACCAAGTCAATCGCCTTGTCCGGCAAGAACCGGTCGGTGATATAGCGATGCGACAAGGTCGCCGCCGCAACAATCGCGGAATCCGTGATGCGCACCCCGTGGTGCATTTCGTATTTTTCCTTTAATCCCCGCAGGATAGAGATGGTATCTTCAACCGTTGGCTCTGACACGAAAACGGGCTGGAAGCGCCGCGCCAGCGCCGCGTCTTTTTCGATATGCTTGCGGTATTCATCCAGCGTGGTGGCCCCGACCATATGCAGCTCACCCCGGGCAAGCGCAGGCTTCAGCATGTTGCCGGCATCCATGGACCCTTCGGCCTTTCCGGCCCCGACCACGGTGTGCAATTCGTCCAGAAACAGGACGATTTCCCCGGCATGGGATTTAATCTCATCCATCACGGCCTTCAGCCGCTCTTCAAACTCGCCCCGGAATTTGGCCCCGGCCAGAAGCGCACCCAGATCCAGCGCCATCAGGCGCTTATCCTTCAAACTTTCCGGCACATCGCCATTCACGATCCGCAGGGCCAGCCCCTCGATAATCGCGGTTTTACCCACGCCCGGCTCCCCGATCAAAACCGGGTTGTTCTTGGTCCGGCGGGACAGAACCTGGATGGTGCGACGAATTTCCTCATCCCGGCCAATCACCGGGTCCAATTTGCCCTCACGGGCCACTTCGGTCAGATCGCGAGCATAACGGCGCAGGGCATCGAAACCGCCCTCAGCGCTCGCCGTATCGGCCGTACGCCCCTTGCGCATATCGTTGATCGCCTGATTGAGCTTGGCAGCATTGACACCGCACGCCTCGATCAGCCCCGCAACATCCGCGGATCGCGCCAGCAGGAAGGCCTGCAAAATCCGCTCTGCTGTGATAAACTTGTCACCTGATTTTTCAGCCAAATTCAAACTGTTATCAAGGATTTTTGCGAGATCGGTTGAAATACGCAAACCACCTGCGCCACCACCCGTAACGGACGGAATTTTGGCCAGCGCACCCTCAACTTCGCGCATCAAACGGTTCACATCCCCGCCCGCCGAACCGATCAGGCGCTGGACCATGCCATCCTCATCCTGCAGCATCACTTTCAGCAGGTGCTCCGGCTCCAGCGACTGGTGATCCGATCGCATGGCCAGCGTCTGAGCCTTTTGCAGGAAAGAGCGGGTTTTCTCGGTAAATTTTTCAAAATCCATGGGCGTAGAACCGATCCGAACAGGTTGATTTTAATGAAGAATACGCAGAGGGGAGGCCCCGCGGGGGCCATACAGTTTAGATGGTGGAAACACCCCCAAAAATCAAGAGGTTCCCACAAGGACATTATACCTTACCCGCCCCAATAACCCCACATCCGTCATTCCGGCGCAGGCCGGAATCCAGTGGATAGACCGTACGGATTCCAGCCGGAGGTTATCCTCCGCGTAGGCGGGGGGCCGAAATGACGGATGAAAGAAACGAAAAACGGACCGCGACGCGATCCGTTTTTTCATTTTATTAACAATGCGATAAATCAAATTGTTAAGGTAAAATATTAAGCATCAGCCATTTCTGAACCAACATCAACACGGGCCCCCACGATGCTGCTCGGCAGGCCCAGATCGGCCTCCTGGGCTTTCTGCGGCTGGTGGCGCGGCTGCACGCTTGGCTGCGGCTGGGCGGACAGATCAACGGCGTCCATGCTTTGCGCTTCGTTCACAACCGGAGCGTAATCGTTCCAGCTGCTGATGATGCGCTGATAATGTTCGGCATGTTGCAGGTAGCTTTCGGCCAGAACCCGGTCACCCATCGCATTGGCATCCTTGGCCAGCGTCTGGTACTTCTCCACGATCTGGTGCGCGGTGCCACGGATGCGGACTTCTGGACCGTTGCTGTCAAAGACCTGCATCCGGTTCGGGGCGCGGCCATGACCGCCACCATTGCCACGGTTGTTATGACCGCGATGACCGCCACCATTGCCGTTATTGTTATTGCGGGAGCGTCTGCCAGCGTTGCCGTGTCTCATAAAGTACCTGCGTCCTTCTTAACCCGTTGATTCGGTTATACGTACATCGTATCTGATTCACATACACCTGACCAGACCGGAGCGTTGCGAAACACCCCGTTTTGAAAACGATGTTTCGATTCCGTCAAACTGACCCGTGTTCTTGTGAACTGTTGTAAGTGTACAGGGGGCCTTGAATCCGCCACAAGGCAGGCGCGCAAGCTTTTTTTTATTTATCCCCATACGAGATTTCCACAACCCGCGGAATTCCGCCCAAATCGGCCCATACCCGGCCCCGAGTCGCGCCAATAATTTCAACGAGTCGCGTGATGTCGTTGACCTGATTTATGCCAATTTCCCACAGCATCACCCCACCCGGCTTTAAACGCGATTTTCCCTGTTCAAGGATCGCCCGATAGGCATCCAGCCCGTCATTCCCCCCATCCAGAGCCAGAATCGGGTCGAATCTGCGGACATTTTCATCCAATGATTCGATATCTTTGGACGGGATATAGGGTGGATTTGACACAATCAGGTCGAATTTTTCGTCGATTCCATCGGCCCAGCGCGTCTGCACCACCTGAATCCTGTCCGCCACGCCGTTATTGTGAGCATTCAGCCGCGCCATCTCCACCGCCCCGGCGGCCAGATCGGTCGCCACGCCGGTGGCCCCCGGCCATTCAGCCAGCAATGTGATGATAATGCACCCGGTTCCAGTACCAATATCCAGAATCCGCTGCGGGGCCGCCCGGCCCTTGAAACATTCCAACGCGACCTCGATCAAGGTTTCGGTATCGGCGCGGGGGTCCAGTGTATCGGGCGACAGGACAAAATCCCGCCCCCAGAATTCACGACTGCCCAAAATCCGCGATGGCGGTTCCCCGGCCAGCCGACGGGCCACCATCCCCTCCAACCGGTCCAGATCAGCCTGTGGATAAGTCTGTGCAGAACCTGTGATCAAATCGGCATCCGCCACCCCCAGCGCCGCCTTGACCAAAATACGCGCCTCCAACCCCGGGTTTTCAATCCCGGCGGCGCGGAAGCGGGTCTGGATGGTTTTGTACAGGATGGTCAACAATGCCTTAAACCTTTTCATGATAACGCCCGTCCCCAGTGGCCACAGGGACGAAGCCGCCATCAACATACAACCTCCCCTCCCGAAAACCACAGGGAAAAACACACCCCTTAATGAGGACCCCGCCCCACACGAATAAGCTGTATCTTATTAAAAACATCGCGTTAAAATTACGCGTGGTTATTTCAATAAAAATCCAGTCCCTTTGGACCGTCATAAAGGCAAATGGCATGAAGAAGTTTTTATTTATGATGTTTGTAGCTGTGGCCCCACTTTCACTGACTGTTCTTGCCGGGTGTAAATCAGATAAGGCCGACGGGTACGATTTTGTTACGAAAGATTTCATGGCGGCGCTTCAGGCCATTAATGCCGATGATTTTTTGGAGGCAGGGGCGGCTATCCCGGGGGCTGAGAAAGATCATGAAATCATTCCTCCCCATTTGATTGATGTTAAGCGTGCGGAATATGAGGCGCTTTGGAGTCTATCCGAACGGAAATCTGAAGCGTATCGGAAGGTTGGGGATGGTTTTTGCTCCTCCGTTTCTGATGCTTATGTGGCTATGGTGGGAGACGGGATATCTGGGCGTTCTGCTTATGCTTTTGATGAAGAGCTCTTGCGCGCAATGCGCGCTATTGGAGCATTTCCGGTACCGCTGCGCTTTGTAAAAGGCAACGTATCAGCTCGCTATTTTAACCCAAATTCTGTTCAGGCCGTTCTTTCTCGGGCGGATTCTCGTCCTGCGCCAATTACGCATGGAGGCAATAAGGAGTTTGCAGAGTTTTACTCTAGTAAAACTCGTTTAAGTGGCCCCCCCCTGCAGTATGAGGACAAGGGGTTCATCTCTTTTCAGTCAAAAATTGGTAGTATGTATGGATTTCTTAACGTCTCGCAAGCGCATGATTTAATGCTTGGCGATCCTTGGAAATTTTCACTCCAATCTTTTTCTTTTGATCGAGAATTTATCGTTCCGGTTTTTTATGATCTAAATAATTTAGGCGCTGAAAAAATTCTTATGTATGTGAATTTTCCTTTCGTTGTTACTGGGGATGAGTTCGGAAAAATTTCGACGGTGGTTTTACCGCAAGCAGGGCAAGTGCAGATTCATGAACCACAACATAAGATGAAATGTTCTATTATTTCAAAAACTGGCCTTTGGGATGCAGGGATGAGGAGTAGGAAAAAATTTATAGATAGGAGTGAGGGGTTGGCGATGGTTGGTTCTTATGAGCCGCTAACTTGGCCGCTCGATGATGAATATAGAAGTCGTGTAGATGGTCGTTTCCGTGCGAACGCTTATGAGATCAATCCTCAATCAATTGTTGATCCCTCCCTTAAGTGCTGGATGAGTGTTTTTGGCTATGGAGACGCAGATCCTGCGATGTGTCTAAGTGAGAACTATGCCGTTGAGTTTTTAACTTTGCTAAAGAGCAATATTTGCGTGGGATATAATTATGTTGATCGGCGCCCTCGCTATAATACGGACATCTATGTCAATCCTAGATCTGCCATAGGCAATCCAGAGTCTTTTAATAACATTTGCCAATCGAACCCTGTTACAAAATCTAAATAGAAGTCAAAAAACGATCAAAGGGACAAATTAAATTAAAAAACATTTCCTTTAATTCAATCTGTCCCCCCTTCTTTTTCCACGGGTTATTCCAACTCCGCCAGTTTTTCCGCATTTTCCTCGGAAATCAGGGCGTCGATGAATTTGTCGAGGTCTTTGCCGCTTAAGACATCGTCCAGCGCATACAACGTCATATTGATGCGGTGGTCGGTCACGCGGCCTTGGGGGAAGTTATAGGTGCGGATGCGTTCGGATCGGTCGCCGGACCCCACCTGGGATTTGCGGTTCGCGCTCCGTTCCTCGGCCTGTTTCCGCCATTGGGCTTCGTACAGTTTGGATCGCAGCATCTTCATCGCCGTATCGCGGTTTTTGTGCTGGGACTTGCCCTCTTGGCATGCGGCCACGGTTCCGGTGGGAATATGGGTAATCCGCACCGCGCTCTCGGTCTTGTTTACGTGCTGGCCACCCGCGCCTTGCGCTCGGTATACGTCGATACGCAGGTCTTTCTCATCTATATGGATGTCGACATCTTCGGCTTCGGGCATCACGGCCACGGTGGCGGCGGATGTATGGATGCGCCCGCCCGCTTCCGTCACCGGAATACGTTGGACCCGGTGGCCGCCGGATTCATATTTCAGCCGGGAGAACACGTCGGCGCCCTGGACCTCGACGATAATTTCCTTATACCCGCCCAGATCGTTCTCGCTCATCTCGGCGACTTCAAAACGCCAGCCCCGCGTGGCGGCATAGCCCCGGTACATGGCAAACAGGTCGGCGGCGAACAAAGCGGCTTCGTCCCCCCCGGTCCCGGCACGGATTTCCAGAATGGCATTGCGGGAGTCGGCCTCGTCTTTCGGGATCAGGGCCAGCTTGACCTGCTCCTCCAGAAGCGGCAGACGGTCCTTCAGGGCATAGAGTTCTTCCTGGGCCATTTCGGCCATGTCCTTGTCGGACAGCATGGCTTCCAGATCGGCCATTTCCCGCACGGCGGCATCATACGCATCGATGGTTTCCACCACCGGGCCGAGTTCGGCATATTCGCGCGACAGCTTCACATACGCTTCGCCGCTCAAATTGCCTTCCCCCATCAGGGCGGCCAGTTCGCTGTGCCGGGCCTTAATGGGGCCCATTTTGTCCTTCAGTGCCATGGAATGCCTTATATATCCTTGTCTTCGGAGGGTCTTTTACCACCAAAGCCGGATTTTGCAAAAGCCCTTGCGTCTGGTTTGAGGCACGGCTAAGACTTTCCCATATTCAAAAAACATTGGGCCGGGGGCTTGGGCATGTCATTTTCTTCCATCGAAGGTGTTCACTATATTCTTGATCGCTACACCATCCTGAACGCCATGATGGCCGATGGCGATTTCAAGGAGCGCATTACCCCGGATAGTTCCACGCAAGACATTGCCAAGGTCGTGAAACTGGCCCGGGCCCTGTACCACCCCGACCGTCAGGCCCGCAGCGGCAAGGCCATGCAGGAAAAGGCCGAACGCGCGACCCATTTGGTCGAAGAATGCGCCCGGTTCCTGTGCGTTGCGGATATCAAACCGCTTTATGATGCCAAGCTGGCCCAGTTCCAGGCGGAAAAGCCCGATCTGGTCAGCACGGATGGCACACCGATCATTGATCTGTCCGCCCCGGTGCTGGATATGGACGGCCTGCTCTCGGACGAAATCCGCGACACCTCC
The genomic region above belongs to Micavibrio aeruginosavorus EPB and contains:
- a CDS encoding UDP-N-acetylmuramate--L-alanine ligase, yielding MTHKPLHYFFVGIGGSGMAPLADLVRGHGHRVSGSDRGFDQGKSPDKAKTLTDAGITLCPQDGSGVTSDVDVLVVSSAVEDTIPDVQAAKAHGVAIKKRAEVLAELFNAARGIGLAGTSGKTTTTGMTGFMLHEMGQGPTIFNGGIMPDFVGHPNSLMGNAVSGSGDLFAAEMDESDGSIVLYQPAVAVLNNITLDHKPIAELEPLFHDFLTRARDGAVVNLDDVHAAAMAGVNPNTVTVGIDNDAAMIVARNVTPTAGGVAFDVHADGTAYHCNMKVPGRHNVSNALAALGVARALGLDFANAVAALSKFSGIRRRMEVLGTENGVTVIDDFGHNPDKIAASLATLADHPGRVIVMFQPHGFGPMKMMRDGIVSAFAAGTRDGDVVIMPEIFYAGGTVNRNISSADLIGDMVGRGVDAQFCNNRDDAGALMLSLAKPGDRLVIMGARDDTLTDFGRGLLKALRPAPKAANGVQP
- the clpB gene encoding ATP-dependent chaperone ClpB produces the protein MDFEKFTEKTRSFLQKAQTLAMRSDHQSLEPEHLLKVMLQDEDGMVQRLIGSAGGDVNRLMREVEGALAKIPSVTGGGAGGLRISTDLAKILDNSLNLAEKSGDKFITAERILQAFLLARSADVAGLIEACGVNAAKLNQAINDMRKGRTADTASAEGGFDALRRYARDLTEVAREGKLDPVIGRDEEIRRTIQVLSRRTKNNPVLIGEPGVGKTAIIEGLALRIVNGDVPESLKDKRLMALDLGALLAGAKFRGEFEERLKAVMDEIKSHAGEIVLFLDELHTVVGAGKAEGSMDAGNMLKPALARGELHMVGATTLDEYRKHIEKDAALARRFQPVFVSEPTVEDTISILRGLKEKYEMHHGVRITDSAIVAAATLSHRYITDRFLPDKAIDLVDEASSRLRMQVDSKPEAVDELDRRIIQLKIERQALQKEKDSASLDRLEKLEAELTELEKKSADLTGAWKAEKDKLGAAQRLTEELDKARTELERAQREGNLEKASELLYGRIPELERLLEKAGQANGATGSMIKEQVEADDIAAVVSKWTGIPVDKMLEGERDKLLKMDEKLMERVVGQEAAVHAVSNAVRRARAGLQDPRRPIGSFLFLGPTGVGKTELTKALAEFLFDDDTALVRLDMSEYMEKHSVARMIGAPPGYVGYEEGGALTEAVRRRPYQVVLFDEVEKAHPDVFNVLLQVLDDGRLTDGQGRTVDFSNTVLIMTSNLGADHLVNQKDGEDVEKVRDKVMEAVRKAFRPEFLNRLDEILLFRRLGRDQMAGIVEIQLGYLRKLLADKRITLEMDAKAIQWLADKGYDPAYGARPLKRVIQNTMQNPLAGMILQGDIRDGSTVAVSVGKGDQLDFKVTKSGPAKVAA
- a CDS encoding DUF4167 domain-containing protein, with product MRHGNAGRRSRNNNNGNGGGHRGHNNRGNGGGHGRAPNRMQVFDSNGPEVRIRGTAHQIVEKYQTLAKDANAMGDRVLAESYLQHAEHYQRIISSWNDYAPVVNEAQSMDAVDLSAQPQPSVQPRHQPQKAQEADLGLPSSIVGARVDVGSEMADA
- the prmC gene encoding peptide chain release factor N(5)-glutamine methyltransferase; translation: MKRFKALLTILYKTIQTRFRAAGIENPGLEARILVKAALGVADADLITGSAQTYPQADLDRLEGMVARRLAGEPPSRILGSREFWGRDFVLSPDTLDPRADTETLIEVALECFKGRAAPQRILDIGTGTGCIIITLLAEWPGATGVATDLAAGAVEMARLNAHNNGVADRIQVVQTRWADGIDEKFDLIVSNPPYIPSKDIESLDENVRRFDPILALDGGNDGLDAYRAILEQGKSRLKPGGVMLWEIGINQVNDITRLVEIIGATRGRVWADLGGIPRVVEISYGDK
- the prfA gene encoding peptide chain release factor 1 → MALKDKMGPIKARHSELAALMGEGNLSGEAYVKLSREYAELGPVVETIDAYDAAVREMADLEAMLSDKDMAEMAQEELYALKDRLPLLEEQVKLALIPKDEADSRNAILEIRAGTGGDEAALFAADLFAMYRGYAATRGWRFEVAEMSENDLGGYKEIIVEVQGADVFSRLKYESGGHRVQRIPVTEAGGRIHTSAATVAVMPEAEDVDIHIDEKDLRIDVYRAQGAGGQHVNKTESAVRITHIPTGTVAACQEGKSQHKNRDTAMKMLRSKLYEAQWRKQAEERSANRKSQVGSGDRSERIRTYNFPQGRVTDHRINMTLYALDDVLSGKDLDKFIDALISEENAEKLAELE